From the genome of Vicia villosa cultivar HV-30 ecotype Madison, WI linkage group LG2, Vvil1.0, whole genome shotgun sequence, one region includes:
- the LOC131652462 gene encoding probable LRR receptor-like serine/threonine-protein kinase At1g63430 — MNFFISFLFLSLISTLSLVNSETLPDNEVWALTSFKEAIYEDPNLALSNWNMLESDLCNWFGVTCTVSGDHVTKLNISGSSLKGFLARELGQITYLQELVLHGNSLIGTIPKELCMLKSLQVLDLGMNHLSGPIPTEIGNLTLLVNINLQSNGLTGRLPPELGNLRYLQELWLDRNRLQGPIPASGTYSFASTMHGMYVSKDNATGLCRSPQLKLADFSYNFLVGSIPKCLEYLPRISFQGNCLQSNDPKQRPSTQCGGASPAKSQPVAGNQYHPIADHARKHHGASEPTWLLALEIVAGTMVGSLFLVAALATVQRCNNKSSIIIPWKKSGSLKDHNAVYIDPDMLKDVRRYSRQELEEACEDFSNIIGSSPDSVVYKGTMKGGPEIAVISLCIKEESWTGYLELYFQREVAELAKLDHENTGKLLGYCRESNPFSRMLVFDYASNGTLHEHLHCYEEGCQFSWTRRMKIVIGIARGLKYLHTEVEPPFTISELNSSAVYLTEEFSPKLVDFESWKTILERSEKNSGTISSQGAVCVLPNSLEARHLDTKGNVHAFGVLLLEIISGRLPHCKEKGYLVDWAKDYLEKPEVMSQLVNPELKNFRHDDLKVICEVITLCINPNTAARPSMRELYSMLESRIDTSVNIDLKSSSSLAWAELALLS, encoded by the exons ATgaattttttcatttcatttttgtttctCTCTTTGATTTCAACTCTCTCTCTTGTGAATTCTGAAACTCTACCTGATAATGAAG tttGGGCACTTACAAGCTTTAAAGAAGCTATCTATGAAGACCCAAATCTAGCTTTATCAAACTGGAATATGCTAGAGTCAGATCTTTGTAACTGGTTTGGTGTCACTTGCACTGTTTCTGGAGATCATGTCACCAAGTT aaataTATCGGGTTCATCGTTGAAGGGTTTTCTTGCGAGGGAGTTGGGGCAAATTACCTATTTGCAAGAACT AGTTTTGCACGGGAACAGTCTGATTGGAACTATACCGAAAGAATTGTGCATGTTGAAATCTCTCCAGGTGTTGGATTTGGGAATGAATCACTTGTCTGGACCAATTCCTACAGAGATTGGAAATTTAACTCTACTTGTGAACAT AAACCTACAGTCCAACGGGTTGACTGGTAGATTACCTCCTGAGCTTGGAAATTTGAGATACCTTCAAGAACTTTGGCTTGATAGGAACAGGCTTCAAGGACCTATTCCTGCTAGTGGAACTTATAGTTTTGCTTCAACTATGCACGGAAT GTATGTTTCAAAAGATAATGCAACTGGCTTGTGCCGTTCACCTCAGTTAAAATTAGCAGACTTTTCGTATAACTTTTTAGTCGGTAGCATACCAAAATGCCTGGAGTATCTTCCAAG GATAAGCTTTCAAGGGAACTGCCTCCAGAGCAATGATCCAAAGCAGCGGCCTTCCACACAATGTGGTGGTGCTTCACCTGCCAAGAGTCAGCCAGTAGCGGGCAACCAATACCACCCAATAGCTGATCATGCACGCAAGCATCACGGAGCTTCGGAACCTACTTGGCTTTTGGCTTTAGAAATAGTAGCAGGAACTATGGTCGGTTCTCTCTTTCTGGTTGCGGCTCTCGCTACTGTTCAAAGATGCAACAACAAATCTTCTATCATTATTCCTTGGAAAAAATCAGGCAGCCTGAAAGATCACAATGCAGTATATATAG ACCCGGATATGTTAAAGGACGTGAGAAGGTATAGCAGACAAGAGCTTGAAGAGGCGTGTGAAGACTTCAGTAACATAATTGGGTCCTCACCAGACAGTGTGGTCTACAAGGGAACCATGAAAGGTGGACCTGAGATTGCTGTAATTTCCCTCTGCATCAAGGAGGAGAGTTGGACAGGGTATCTGGAACTCTACTTCCAGAGAGAG GTGGCGGAATTGGCAAAGTTAGACCATGAGAATACTGGAAAACTACTGGGATATTGTAGAGAGAGCAATCCATTTTCAAGGATGTTGGTTTTTGATTATGCTTCAAATGGGACACTTCACGAGCATTTACATTGTT ATGAAGAAGGGTGCCAGTTCTCCTGGACACGGCGTATGAAAATTGTCATAGGCATTGCACGTGGGCTCAAGTATTTGCACACAGAAGTTGAACCTCCGTTTACTATCTCAGAGCTGAATTCTAGTGCTGTATACCTTACAGAAGAATTTTCCCCAAAG TTGGTTGATTTTGAAAGTTGGAAGACAATTCTTGAAAGATCAGAAAAGAATTCCGGTACTATTAGCAGCCAAGGTGCTGTTTGTGTTCTTCCAAACTCTCTTGAGGCACGCCATCTTGATACCAAAGGAAATGTACACGCTTTTGGAGTACTTCTACTAGAGATAATCAGTGGCCGGCTTCCACACTGTAAGGAGAAAGGTTACTTGGTGGATTGG GCGAAAGACTATCTTGAAAAGCCCGAAGTAATGTCACAATTGGTGAATCCAGAATTGAAAAATTTTAGACACGATGACCTCAAAGTGATATGCGAGGTGATAACTCTATGTATCAATCCTAATACAGCTGCCCGTCCATCTATGCGAGAATTATATAGCATGCTGGAGAGCAGAATCGACACATCAGTTAACATAGATCTCAAGTCGTCATCATCTTTGGCTTGGGCTGAACTTGCACTTTTatcataa